One window of the Leptotrichia trevisanii DSM 22070 genome contains the following:
- a CDS encoding TolC family protein produces MEKNKNKIVAPILLLLMAIPNFAQKITIQEAAEMAVKNNKDIKVGMLEMDREQIDVSRTWKQRFFTVSYNASANAYFKNVMSKKTGEAYQQYLSLSQPLFTGGKLKLGNEISKDNLKLAELKLDKTKKDTVLSTVQAYIDVYDAISTLGVLQKSKEALDENYKIQTEKYNLRMVTKPEYREAERSLKAMEAQIVEQQGNIEIAKESLGILIGVPNPSSIEIVPFGVEDNFTKTIDLKKDMEKLTTQNTEYKIAQKQIDISKKNTKLERASFFPVINGVVNYGALSSKNKLKDAFEVKDFSSAAGVKFTWDIFDWGKRKEDVKYAKKTEEIAAVKSEQTLEQVKANMRKTYYKLQALEKSLEALRVAVESAEETYELEKERYNYNLITMNNLLDAEAKLRQSRVNYANSRLQYYYLVSQYGAFLD; encoded by the coding sequence ATGGAAAAGAACAAAAATAAAATAGTAGCACCAATATTGCTGTTATTAATGGCAATTCCCAATTTTGCACAAAAGATAACGATTCAGGAAGCTGCTGAAATGGCGGTGAAAAATAATAAGGATATAAAAGTGGGAATGCTGGAAATGGATAGAGAACAGATAGATGTAAGCAGAACGTGGAAACAGAGATTTTTTACAGTGAGTTACAACGCTTCGGCAAATGCCTACTTTAAAAATGTTATGTCAAAAAAGACAGGGGAAGCATATCAGCAATATCTGTCATTATCACAGCCACTTTTTACAGGTGGAAAATTAAAGCTGGGAAATGAAATAAGTAAAGATAACTTGAAATTAGCTGAGCTGAAATTGGATAAGACAAAGAAAGATACGGTTTTGAGTACAGTTCAGGCATATATTGATGTGTATGATGCGATTAGTACACTTGGCGTGCTGCAAAAATCGAAGGAAGCGTTGGATGAAAATTATAAGATTCAGACTGAGAAATATAATTTGAGAATGGTTACAAAGCCTGAATACAGGGAAGCTGAAAGAAGCCTGAAGGCTATGGAGGCACAAATTGTAGAACAGCAGGGAAATATTGAAATTGCAAAAGAATCTTTGGGAATACTGATTGGAGTGCCGAATCCAAGCAGCATTGAAATAGTTCCATTTGGAGTGGAAGATAATTTTACTAAGACGATTGACTTGAAAAAGGATATGGAAAAATTGACAACACAGAATACTGAGTATAAAATTGCACAGAAACAGATTGATATAAGCAAAAAAAATACAAAGCTGGAAAGGGCAAGCTTTTTTCCAGTAATTAATGGAGTAGTAAATTATGGAGCATTAAGTTCAAAAAATAAGTTAAAGGATGCATTTGAAGTGAAGGATTTTTCATCGGCAGCAGGAGTAAAATTCACTTGGGACATTTTTGACTGGGGAAAAAGAAAAGAAGATGTAAAATATGCCAAAAAAACTGAGGAAATTGCAGCTGTGAAATCAGAACAGACATTAGAGCAGGTTAAGGCAAATATGAGAAAAACATATTATAAGTTACAGGCACTTGAAAAAAGTCTGGAAGCATTGAGAGTTGCGGTGGAAAGTGCGGAAGAGACATATGAACTGGAAAAGGAAAGATATAACTATAATTTGATAACAATGAACAACTTGCTTGATGCAGAGGCAAAATTAAGACAAAGCCGTGTAAATTATGCAAATTCAAGACTTCAATATTATTATCTTGTATCACAGTATGGAGCTTTTCTTGATTAA
- a CDS encoding TetR/AcrR family transcriptional regulator: MERKKSVKSQKRKKIVDKAWELFAKNGYEETKVEDITKELGVSKGSFYTYFATKDELLYEILGKIKKEIIDTLETIDTNQVPEKILEDYANTKMNNAVKILNNMRLNNVEKYSIDPKLRDFFEELREKSIDFIKTNIVEKFNRKNGNKYKAQIISEFILISIEEFFYDEFVLKSFRNMKDDELINIKNTDKIENSLKEIIKFINNALK, from the coding sequence TTGGAAAGAAAGAAAAGTGTGAAGAGCCAGAAAAGGAAAAAAATCGTCGATAAGGCGTGGGAACTGTTTGCAAAAAACGGGTATGAGGAAACAAAGGTGGAGGATATTACGAAGGAACTGGGAGTGTCGAAAGGGAGTTTTTATACGTATTTTGCAACTAAGGATGAGTTACTGTATGAAATTTTGGGGAAAATAAAAAAAGAAATAATAGATACTCTTGAAACGATAGATACTAATCAGGTGCCAGAGAAAATTTTGGAGGATTATGCAAATACTAAAATGAATAATGCTGTTAAAATATTGAATAATATGCGGTTAAACAATGTTGAGAAATATTCAATTGATCCAAAATTAAGGGATTTTTTTGAAGAACTGCGGGAAAAATCAATTGATTTTATAAAAACAAATATTGTTGAAAAATTTAACAGGAAAAATGGTAACAAATATAAAGCTCAGATTATATCGGAATTCATATTAATTTCAATAGAGGAATTTTTTTATGATGAATTTGTCTTAAAAAGTTTCAGGAATATGAAGGATGACGAGTTAATCAATATAAAAAATACAGATAAAATTGAAAATTCGTTGAAGGAAATAATAAAATTTATAAATAATGCACTAAAATAG
- a CDS encoding MarR family winged helix-turn-helix transcriptional regulator, translating into MINLFELVEEINKKFLERYYEISEGIEERLELSERDFYYLRIILEAQKMNLTEFSKISKVSKPAGTKIINKYLKKGYVIKEVSEEDKRFSYIQLSDELKNYLEKDQQIANRIYESFLGVLNKNEREMLEKLLVKIKSNFKK; encoded by the coding sequence ATGATAAATTTGTTTGAATTGGTAGAAGAAATAAATAAAAAATTTTTAGAAAGATATTATGAAATTAGTGAAGGGATAGAAGAAAGATTAGAATTATCTGAAAGAGACTTTTATTATTTACGAATAATCCTTGAAGCACAAAAAATGAATTTAACTGAATTTTCAAAAATTTCTAAAGTGTCAAAGCCTGCAGGAACTAAGATAATTAATAAATATCTGAAAAAAGGATATGTAATAAAAGAAGTATCAGAAGAGGATAAAAGATTTTCATATATACAGCTTTCAGATGAACTGAAAAATTATTTAGAAAAAGATCAGCAAATTGCAAATAGGATATATGAAAGTTTTTTAGGCGTATTGAATAAAAATGAAAGAGAGATGCTAGAAAAATTATTAGTAAAAATAAAAAGTAATTTTAAAAAATAA
- a CDS encoding MipA/OmpV family protein, whose product MKKLVLLATLLNAVTIFAEKEDGHKNKISIGGAYFQDMYKTKKRSGYMPYATFNSNFANLEISLGSLGYRQEITENLSVTGSVIFSDGFKLKPNEMKEGYRSIKKRNTQVAASGSIGYNFENIATNVSLQGGKRGMSGGMDVTVYLPITEKFGTFAETNVTLYSKKYTDYYFGIKENEIGGKITSKYSPKSSYSYGFGVGSNYAFNDRFGVFALAGLTKYSKEIRKSPIVNNKTSYHVTVGTSFSF is encoded by the coding sequence ATGAAAAAATTAGTATTATTGGCTACACTGCTGAATGCGGTTACGATATTTGCAGAAAAGGAAGATGGACATAAGAACAAGATTTCAATAGGAGGAGCGTATTTTCAAGATATGTATAAAACAAAGAAAAGATCAGGTTATATGCCATACGCAACTTTTAATTCAAATTTTGCCAATTTAGAAATTAGTTTAGGATCGTTGGGTTATAGGCAAGAAATAACAGAAAATTTATCTGTTACAGGTTCTGTTATTTTTTCTGATGGTTTTAAATTAAAGCCTAATGAAATGAAAGAAGGTTACAGAAGTATTAAGAAAAGAAATACGCAGGTTGCAGCAAGTGGAAGTATAGGATATAATTTTGAAAATATAGCTACCAATGTATCATTACAAGGTGGAAAAAGAGGTATGAGCGGCGGAATGGATGTAACGGTTTATTTACCAATTACAGAAAAATTTGGTACATTTGCAGAAACTAATGTTACATTATATTCAAAAAAATATACAGATTATTATTTCGGAATAAAGGAGAATGAAATAGGTGGGAAAATAACTTCCAAATACTCTCCAAAATCATCATATTCTTATGGTTTTGGTGTAGGAAGCAATTACGCATTTAATGATAGATTTGGAGTTTTTGCTTTAGCAGGGTTGACAAAATATTCAAAAGAAATTAGAAAAAGTCCGATTGTAAATAATAAGACTAGTTATCATGTTACTGTAGGGACATCATTTTCGTTTTAG
- a CDS encoding M50 family metallopeptidase, with protein MGIIFTILILGIIVFLHELGHFATAKYFGMPVSEFAIGMGPRIFSVRKGETVYSIRALPLGGFVNIEGMQPEKFDLEGFKKEKTDEIIEELKREQKIKGIKNETEGIGDEEFVNEVSRRLDKVIEKEVKKQENIQKNGFFTKSPFSRFVVLIAGVMMNFISALIALFVLLSITGIMPIKYTAPVVGEIQVNSRAKEKLQINDRILAVNGENVSNWVEMSEKVAKISKNYKNEDVSLKILRNNKEITENVKLTYYGEVKANLLGIQVLPQKTNVGERIKMSFIMFGDYFKLTLDGVRMLVTGKVAMKEMTGPVGLPKIVGQAYGQGGFFALLGIFILISINIGIMNLLPIPALDGGRLIFVIPEFFGIKINKKIEERIHMIGMIFLLVLMLVIVFSDVTKYFNK; from the coding sequence ATGGGAATAATTTTTACGATATTAATTTTGGGGATAATAGTATTTTTGCATGAATTGGGGCATTTTGCTACAGCTAAATATTTTGGGATGCCTGTTTCGGAGTTTGCTATTGGGATGGGGCCTAGGATTTTTTCGGTGAGGAAAGGGGAAACGGTTTATTCGATTAGGGCATTGCCCCTTGGGGGATTTGTCAATATTGAGGGAATGCAGCCTGAAAAATTTGATTTGGAGGGGTTTAAGAAGGAAAAGACTGATGAAATTATTGAGGAATTGAAAAGAGAGCAAAAGATAAAGGGGATAAAAAATGAAACTGAGGGAATTGGAGATGAAGAGTTTGTCAATGAAGTGTCGAGAAGGCTGGATAAGGTTATAGAAAAGGAAGTGAAAAAGCAGGAAAATATTCAGAAGAATGGATTTTTTACAAAGTCGCCGTTTAGCCGGTTTGTTGTGTTGATTGCAGGAGTTATGATGAACTTTATCTCAGCATTGATTGCATTGTTTGTGTTGCTTTCCATAACTGGGATTATGCCTATAAAATATACGGCACCAGTTGTCGGGGAAATTCAGGTAAATTCAAGAGCAAAGGAAAAATTGCAGATAAACGACAGAATTTTGGCAGTTAATGGGGAAAATGTGTCAAACTGGGTGGAAATGTCGGAAAAAGTTGCGAAAATTAGTAAGAATTATAAAAATGAAGATGTAAGCTTGAAAATTTTGAGAAATAACAAGGAAATTACAGAAAATGTGAAATTGACTTACTACGGTGAGGTGAAGGCAAATCTGCTTGGAATACAGGTTTTGCCACAAAAAACTAATGTCGGTGAAAGAATAAAAATGAGTTTTATAATGTTTGGAGATTATTTTAAGTTGACTCTGGATGGCGTGAGAATGCTGGTAACGGGGAAAGTGGCAATGAAGGAAATGACAGGGCCTGTTGGACTACCTAAAATTGTTGGGCAGGCTTATGGGCAAGGTGGATTTTTTGCACTGCTTGGGATATTTATTCTTATTTCAATAAATATTGGAATTATGAACCTGCTGCCTATTCCGGCACTTGACGGGGGAAGGCTGATATTCGTCATTCCTGAATTTTTTGGAATAAAAATAAATAAAAAAATAGAAGAAAGAATACATATGATTGGAATGATATTTTTACTTGTATTAATGCTGGTTATTGTATTTTCTGATGTTACTAAGTATTTTAATAAGTAG
- a CDS encoding cell division protein SepF produces the protein MGLKRKLMEFFGDDIEDDDDELSEELSNDERKETVVEQPSQTQQAKVQPKPTANRVEQEKQPEEKKGIGSLFGVGKKEEITKMASSKVSYVSIIRPKVFEDSRLIADAIKENKVVTFSLEFLEYEVGQRVIDFVSGAAYAMNAHLSKVTDKVLTSIPVGIDYEDIDASLGEESRDSNLL, from the coding sequence TTGGGACTTAAAAGAAAATTAATGGAATTTTTTGGCGATGATATTGAAGATGATGACGATGAGTTATCTGAAGAATTGTCAAATGATGAAAGAAAAGAAACGGTAGTAGAACAGCCGTCACAAACTCAACAAGCAAAAGTTCAACCAAAACCGACAGCAAACCGGGTTGAACAGGAAAAACAACCAGAAGAGAAAAAAGGCATTGGAAGTCTTTTTGGAGTAGGAAAAAAGGAGGAAATTACAAAAATGGCGTCGTCAAAAGTAAGCTATGTTTCGATTATCAGACCAAAAGTTTTTGAAGATTCGAGATTAATTGCGGATGCAATAAAAGAAAATAAAGTTGTAACATTCAGTTTGGAATTTTTAGAATATGAAGTGGGACAAAGAGTAATAGATTTTGTGAGTGGAGCTGCCTATGCAATGAATGCCCACCTTTCAAAAGTTACTGACAAAGTTTTAACTTCTATTCCAGTTGGAATTGACTATGAAGATATTGATGCTTCGTTGGGAGAAGAATCAAGAGATAGTAACTTATTATAA
- a CDS encoding YggS family pyridoxal phosphate-dependent enzyme, with the protein MELDSIKIHKNYGKILEDIKKYSPYPEKVKILFVSKYFNVEEHKALIEMGYDYFGENRAQLYRDKLNEFSDEKYKNIKWDFIGRLQKNKIKYIINSVNLIHSIDSYELLDEINKKAIENNRVINGLVQINVSKEESKTGVYIEDFKKDSGKYFSMSNVKIAGFMTMAPLEASEDEINDYFSNMRKLKEEYQKQYDYVTEISMGMSNDYIEALKNGATIIRIGSKLFE; encoded by the coding sequence ATGGAACTGGATAGCATAAAAATTCATAAGAATTATGGGAAAATCTTGGAAGATATAAAAAAATATTCTCCATATCCTGAAAAAGTGAAAATTTTGTTTGTGAGTAAATATTTTAATGTGGAAGAACATAAGGCTCTGATTGAGATGGGTTATGATTATTTTGGTGAAAATCGGGCTCAGCTTTATCGGGACAAGCTAAATGAATTTTCAGATGAAAAATATAAAAATATCAAATGGGATTTTATTGGAAGGTTGCAAAAAAATAAAATAAAGTATATAATTAATAGTGTGAATTTAATACATTCGATTGATTCTTATGAACTTTTAGATGAAATAAATAAAAAAGCTATTGAAAATAACAGAGTTATAAATGGATTGGTTCAAATTAATGTTTCAAAGGAAGAATCAAAAACAGGAGTTTACATTGAAGATTTTAAAAAAGATAGCGGAAAATATTTTTCTATGAGTAATGTAAAAATAGCTGGTTTTATGACTATGGCTCCACTTGAAGCATCTGAGGATGAAATAAATGATTATTTTTCAAATATGAGAAAATTAAAAGAAGAATATCAGAAGCAATATGATTATGTTACTGAAATTTCCATGGGAATGTCGAATGATTATATAGAAGCCTTGAAAAATGGGGCGACTATAATTAGAATAGGAAGCAAGTTATTTGAATAG
- the hemW gene encoding radical SAM family heme chaperone HemW, producing MIEIKEKDIDAIYIHIPFCDKKCEYCDFCTFVRMEKEYRRYVDYLIREIRMYPKFKYDTIYFGGGTPSVLPVGMIKDVMDELEWTGNAEITLELNPTDMTLEKLRKIRETGINRLSIGIQSFQNHVLKFIGRQHSSEEAINVYKMARKAGFENITVDLMFGIPNQSIEDLQKDLEILKKLRPENVSIYSLIWEEGTVFWSKLQKGILSEIDQDVEAQMYEMIIEFFNENGYCHYEISNFCRIDGNFEGNRNINKNYNLEKKIDFQNFSEIKNNEDVLKKNDEVYNFGLQNKIYENDMSENVNFAKIRTENRILENNNLKNQKLENKLLENVENFEIIKGRQKNGGRHNLKYWRNKKFIGVGMSAAAYYGENRHSNVRTFKKYYNLIDSANLPIDESTIEVVDEIESEKLKKMLGLRLIQEGIEYFEDKKVEKLIKNGLMEKFVVKKMDFSEKKVEKIEKFIITKEKEIKNKVKNNECFDEKVDGNAYEIRLRLTKKGMMLANDVFVEFI from the coding sequence ATGATAGAAATAAAAGAAAAAGATATTGATGCGATATATATTCATATTCCATTTTGTGACAAGAAATGCGAATATTGTGATTTCTGTACGTTTGTGCGGATGGAAAAGGAGTATAGAAGATACGTGGATTATTTGATTAGGGAAATTAGGATGTATCCAAAGTTTAAGTATGACACGATTTATTTTGGTGGAGGGACACCATCAGTATTGCCAGTTGGGATGATAAAAGACGTAATGGATGAATTGGAGTGGACTGGAAATGCAGAGATTACTTTGGAATTGAATCCGACGGATATGACTTTGGAAAAATTGAGAAAGATTAGGGAAACTGGGATAAATCGGCTTAGTATTGGGATACAGAGTTTTCAGAATCATGTGCTGAAATTTATTGGGAGACAGCATAGCTCGGAAGAAGCGATAAATGTGTATAAAATGGCTAGAAAAGCTGGATTTGAGAATATAACAGTGGATTTGATGTTTGGGATTCCTAATCAGAGTATTGAGGATTTGCAGAAGGATTTGGAAATTTTGAAGAAATTGAGGCCTGAAAATGTGTCGATTTATTCGCTTATCTGGGAGGAAGGCACTGTTTTCTGGAGCAAGTTGCAAAAGGGGATTTTGTCGGAAATTGATCAGGATGTGGAAGCTCAGATGTATGAGATGATTATTGAGTTTTTTAATGAAAATGGGTACTGTCATTATGAAATATCGAATTTTTGTAGAATTGATGGGAATTTTGAGGGAAATAGAAATATTAACAAAAATTATAATTTAGAAAAAAAAATAGATTTTCAAAATTTTTCAGAAATAAAAAATAATGAAGATGTTTTGAAAAAAAATGATGAAGTTTATAATTTTGGTTTGCAAAATAAAATATATGAAAATGATATGTCAGAGAATGTGAATTTTGCAAAAATAAGGACTGAAAATAGGATTTTAGAGAATAATAATTTAAAAAATCAAAAATTAGAAAATAAATTGCTGGAAAATGTAGAAAATTTTGAAATTATTAAGGGAAGGCAGAAAAATGGTGGAAGACACAATCTAAAATATTGGAGAAATAAGAAATTTATTGGTGTAGGGATGAGTGCGGCGGCTTATTATGGTGAAAACCGGCATAGCAACGTAAGGACGTTTAAGAAATATTACAATTTAATTGATAGTGCAAATTTGCCAATTGATGAAAGTACGATTGAAGTTGTGGATGAGATTGAAAGTGAAAAATTGAAGAAAATGTTGGGGTTAAGGTTGATTCAGGAGGGAATTGAGTATTTTGAGGATAAGAAGGTTGAAAAACTTATAAAAAATGGGTTGATGGAAAAATTTGTCGTAAAAAAAATGGATTTTTCTGAAAAAAAAGTTGAAAAAATTGAAAAATTTATTATTACAAAAGAAAAAGAAATAAAAAATAAAGTTAAAAATAATGAATGTTTTGATGAAAAAGTGGATGGAAATGCTTATGAAATAAGGCTTCGATTGACAAAAAAGGGAATGATGCTGGCAAATGATGTATTTGTTGAATTTATTTGA